In Chamaesiphon minutus PCC 6605, a genomic segment contains:
- a CDS encoding DUF1816 domain-containing protein — protein sequence MIDTLNACRQAWWIEIFTAQPKCTYYFGPFAGAWEAEVASKGFVEDLEGEFAQGIKIKIDRHCQPDLLTIEHDSL from the coding sequence ATGATTGACACTCTAAATGCTTGCCGTCAAGCTTGGTGGATCGAAATTTTTACCGCACAGCCCAAATGTACCTATTATTTCGGCCCATTTGCGGGTGCCTGGGAAGCGGAGGTAGCCAGCAAAGGCTTTGTGGAAGATCTTGAAGGTGAATTTGCTCAAGGTATCAAAATCAAAATCGACAGGCATTGTCAGCCCGATCTACTGACAATCGAACACGAT